The following proteins are co-located in the Dietzia timorensis genome:
- a CDS encoding cold-shock protein gives MARGKVKWYDADKGFGFLSQEEGEDVYVRSDALAAGVDTLHPRQRVEFDMVSGRRGPQALRVEVLETPGKPAAAGRTRSTRTPDQLHGMIEDMITLLDSSVQSELRRGRMPDAKVSARVAEVLRAVAGELG, from the coding sequence ATGGCACGCGGAAAGGTCAAGTGGTACGACGCCGACAAAGGCTTCGGATTCCTCTCCCAAGAAGAGGGGGAGGACGTGTACGTGCGCTCGGACGCGCTCGCGGCAGGCGTCGACACACTCCACCCGCGTCAGCGCGTCGAGTTCGACATGGTCAGCGGGCGGCGCGGGCCGCAGGCGCTGCGCGTCGAGGTGCTCGAGACCCCGGGTAAGCCCGCTGCGGCAGGCCGTACGCGGAGCACGCGAACCCCGGACCAGCTGCACGGGATGATCGAGGACATGATCACCCTGCTCGATTCCTCGGTGCAGTCCGAGCTTCGCCGAGGTCGCATGCCCGACGCGAAGGTGTCCGCGCGGGTCGCCGAGGTGCTGCGCGCGGTGGCCGGCGAACTGGGCTAG
- a CDS encoding DUF2771 family protein, with product MSSRSASGNSGASGGRIRPLTIVIVVICALLIVAALSAWRGSADQYGRIPEVRFATSTWNEHAEPYQYATLESSGGEEEQLTRDIGEDQTLTIGLPVELIRTDFSMLLVRTAPDGTTTESVEDIAAHSEKTITVPAETEEGLLSGVVLTTTLPMPVYDDAGEESILAGEWSLKLTPAN from the coding sequence ATGTCTTCTCGTTCGGCCTCTGGCAACTCCGGCGCCTCGGGTGGGCGGATCCGCCCGCTCACCATCGTCATCGTCGTAATCTGCGCCCTGCTCATCGTCGCCGCGCTTTCCGCGTGGCGCGGCAGCGCGGACCAGTACGGCCGGATCCCAGAGGTCCGGTTCGCGACCTCGACGTGGAACGAGCACGCCGAGCCCTACCAGTACGCGACCCTCGAGTCCTCCGGTGGCGAAGAGGAGCAACTCACCCGCGACATCGGCGAGGACCAGACGCTCACGATCGGACTCCCTGTCGAACTCATCCGCACCGATTTCTCGATGCTTCTCGTGCGCACCGCACCCGACGGCACCACGACCGAGTCCGTCGAGGACATCGCGGCACATTCGGAGAAGACCATCACGGTGCCCGCCGAGACCGAGGAGGGGCTCCTCAGTGGCGTCGTGCTCACCACCACCCTGCCGATGCCCGTGTACGACGACGCCGGCGAGGAATCGATCCTCGCCGGCGAATGGTCCTTGAAGCTGACGCCCGCGAACTAG
- a CDS encoding transglycosylase family protein, with translation MSTYTGRHRTATTSSHSKTFAKVALTGAAVGATGFLFAPGAANAAPLSEWDALAQCESGGNWGINTGNGFQGGLQFSPSTWSGYGGGEFAATANQATREQQIIVAERVLAGQGWGAWPSCSSQLGLSGAPQERTLADFDQAPAPAAAPEAPAAEAEPTAEAHIATLIAEAAARGIEVPADEVAAQYNAHKDEVDGHYADNKEAVDNFMATYFGSN, from the coding sequence ATGAGCACCTACACCGGCCGTCACCGCACCGCCACCACCTCCTCGCACTCCAAGACCTTCGCGAAGGTTGCACTCACCGGTGCAGCCGTCGGCGCCACCGGCTTCCTCTTCGCGCCGGGCGCCGCCAACGCTGCCCCGCTCTCCGAGTGGGACGCCCTCGCGCAGTGCGAGTCGGGCGGCAACTGGGGCATCAACACCGGCAACGGCTTCCAGGGTGGACTCCAGTTCTCCCCGTCCACCTGGAGCGGCTACGGCGGCGGCGAGTTCGCTGCCACCGCCAACCAGGCAACCCGCGAGCAGCAGATCATCGTTGCCGAGCGCGTTCTCGCCGGCCAGGGCTGGGGCGCATGGCCGTCCTGCTCCTCGCAGCTCGGCCTGAGCGGCGCCCCGCAGGAGCGCACCCTCGCCGACTTCGACCAGGCCCCCGCGCCCGCAGCCGCCCCGGAGGCGCCTGCAGCCGAGGCAGAGCCCACCGCCGAGGCCCACATTGCGACCCTCATCGCCGAGGCTGCCGCTCGTGGCATCGAGGTTCCGGCCGACGAGGTCGCTGCGCAGTACAACGCGCACAAGGACGAGGTCGACGGCCACTACGCCGACAACAAGGAGGCCGTGGACAACTTCATGGCCACCTACTTCGGTTCGAACTAA